One Oscillospiraceae bacterium genomic region harbors:
- a CDS encoding ACT domain-containing protein has protein sequence MKAVITVIGRDTVGVVAKVSAVCAELNINIEDITQSIMQDMFCMIMLVDMAHCNADHVAMRDRFTALGAEMKMQVTVTRQEVFDAMHTI, from the coding sequence ATGAAAGCAGTTATCACCGTCATCGGCCGCGACACCGTGGGTGTTGTCGCCAAGGTCAGCGCCGTCTGCGCCGAGCTGAATATCAACATCGAGGACATCACCCAGTCCATCATGCAGGATATGTTCTGCATGATCATGCTGGTGGACATGGCCCACTGCAACGCAGACCACGTTGCCATGCGGGACCGCTTTACCGCCCTGGGCGCTGAGATGAAGATGCAGGTCACCGTGACCCGTCAGGAAGTCTTTGACGCCATGCACACCATCTGA